A single Bosea sp. PAMC 26642 DNA region contains:
- a CDS encoding shikimate dehydrogenase family protein → MRQIAISGATRLNLIIGDPIVQVKSPAGLSRAFAAASREAIVAPAQIGSAQLDAFMEALTAMGNLDGIVVTLPHKFACLAHCSTMSDRARHLQAVNVMRRNPDRRWHGDMLDGLGFVEAAIRKGFDFAGRRGILVGAGGAGSAIGLALLEAGLSSLSVHDSDTGKRDVLIAKLGSLSPHVGAGSDDATGYDVIVNASPAGMKGFEATAVDIATVASHAFVGCVVTEPEVTPLIDHARKLGCTTVTGSDMYEALEGRMLRFLIGEEP, encoded by the coding sequence ATGCGGCAGATCGCGATTTCCGGCGCGACCCGGCTGAACCTGATCATCGGCGACCCGATCGTCCAAGTAAAATCGCCAGCGGGTCTTTCAAGAGCATTCGCGGCCGCCAGCCGCGAAGCGATCGTGGCTCCGGCGCAGATCGGCTCTGCGCAACTGGATGCGTTTATGGAGGCCCTTACCGCGATGGGAAATCTCGACGGCATCGTCGTCACCTTGCCCCATAAATTCGCCTGCTTGGCCCATTGCAGCACCATGAGCGACCGTGCCCGCCATCTTCAGGCCGTCAATGTCATGCGGCGGAACCCCGATCGCCGCTGGCATGGTGACATGCTCGACGGCCTGGGCTTCGTCGAGGCCGCGATCCGCAAGGGGTTCGATTTCGCCGGCCGCAGAGGCATTCTCGTCGGCGCCGGTGGCGCGGGCTCCGCGATCGGCCTCGCCTTGCTGGAGGCCGGCCTTTCTTCGCTCTCCGTCCATGACAGTGACACCGGCAAGCGCGACGTTCTCATTGCGAAGCTCGGCTCGCTCTCGCCGCATGTAGGCGCCGGTAGCGATGATGCGACAGGCTACGATGTCATCGTGAATGCCTCGCCCGCCGGCATGAAAGGTTTCGAGGCGACGGCTGTCGATATTGCGACAGTCGCGTCACATGCCTTCGTCGGATGCGTCGTGACGGAACCTGAGGTCACCCCGCTGATTGACCATGCAAGAAAACTCGGCTGCACGACGGTCACGGGCAGCGACATGTACGAAGCGCTCGAGGGGCGGATGCTGCGGTTCCTGATCGGCGAAGAGCCATAA
- a CDS encoding LysR substrate-binding domain-containing protein: protein MPLFERSKGRLQPTYNSTILYGEVASIFKSIQNLQHSMARMSAGDDMTLRIGSSPSLAARIVPRAMLKLRKRYPKLIMRLDTLSVAQVNDYLLFGEGEMVVGLFKQDHPALSTQLLGSGEIVAVLPEGQAAAYPADAVSDVADLLRGSLIGFEPTTPHGQAISEYLAARGIRYEPDTIVRFAEAACQMVQVGLGFAFVDSFTAASFEWAGFAIRKLPDAPRMNVFVHVHVERGLSSFGRMLKEAVRAEVEGELSRFANATSAGNRDQPSSMAP from the coding sequence ATGCCGCTTTTCGAAAGGTCGAAAGGCAGGCTGCAGCCCACCTACAATTCGACGATCCTCTACGGCGAAGTCGCCTCGATCTTCAAAAGCATCCAGAATCTGCAGCATTCCATGGCGAGGATGTCGGCTGGAGACGACATGACGCTGCGGATCGGATCGTCTCCGAGTCTGGCCGCCCGCATCGTTCCGCGCGCCATGCTGAAGTTGAGAAAGCGTTACCCCAAGCTCATCATGCGCCTCGATACCTTGTCGGTGGCGCAGGTGAACGACTATCTCCTCTTTGGGGAAGGCGAGATGGTCGTCGGCCTCTTTAAGCAGGATCACCCCGCACTGTCGACGCAGCTGCTGGGTTCCGGCGAGATCGTCGCCGTCCTGCCGGAGGGCCAGGCCGCTGCCTATCCAGCCGATGCGGTCAGCGATGTCGCCGATCTCTTGCGTGGCAGCCTGATAGGTTTTGAACCGACCACCCCGCATGGGCAAGCAATCTCGGAATATCTAGCGGCGCGTGGCATTCGGTACGAACCCGACACGATCGTTCGCTTCGCCGAGGCAGCCTGCCAGATGGTTCAAGTCGGGCTGGGCTTCGCTTTCGTCGACAGCTTCACCGCGGCGAGCTTCGAATGGGCGGGTTTCGCGATCAGAAAACTGCCGGACGCGCCGAGAATGAACGTCTTCGTCCATGTCCATGTCGAACGCGGGCTGTCCTCCTTCGGGCGGATGCTGAAGGAGGCGGTGAGAGCCGAGGTGGAGGGCGAGCTCTCCCGGTTCGCGAATGCGACATCTGCGGGCAATCGGGATCAGCCGAGCAGTATGGCGCCCTGA
- a CDS encoding DUF927 domain-containing protein has translation MSKSLKCATRVSVTPKRSMKNAKHGIKSQNLDHKKPSKEPPLRRTVNTPFTPFAVAVDESRHRFVAIATKDPSRPVFGPVADLPSVVGRLNNLGAGLLSLASRNKFVKDCETVAKVEPTIRILSRPGFSPDFRHFVRNGDDVVATKASDAQVWIDARLPEDLLRQCRRSGSLQGWQQLEAFAEGNRLFIFLLALAFVGPINAICGQANSSFLLSGKAGSGKTAICRIIGAVWGWDAEDDASSRLGYGMSLNATDNSQEPMVATRRHMLAFLDEASHHAGGDLRKLSELIANIAFRFEGGSSKRRMTESEAPLDLSTVVLITANHAMPELSAHARQPFGRQHYDRMIDLEVPDRDSGVFDDLHGRGLGETFQLMDKITSKNHGVAGAEFVRKLITAHRTDPRAVKKDVEAREKLFRDKLLSAMKRPVSAEFERPLRSFGRAFAAIDLARRFGIITLSRATLGQAVLTQCLAYLRRQQSTATPVGPPLSPEERLKQFIRERAGKFPAFDQALTAERIQHEGAFLDARGNLLLTVKMMVSIVGSSADAKRLKRQLVAEGMLGITSQGEGKSRNSVKFIVGPKRQKVDLIQLLARFVNNAGTA, from the coding sequence ATGAGTAAATCCCTCAAATGCGCGACAAGAGTTAGTGTTACGCCAAAACGTTCAATGAAAAATGCAAAGCATGGAATAAAATCGCAAAATCTCGATCACAAAAAACCATCAAAGGAGCCCCCGCTTCGTCGAACGGTCAATACACCGTTTACACCATTTGCAGTTGCGGTCGATGAGAGCCGACATCGGTTTGTCGCTATCGCCACGAAGGACCCTAGCAGACCCGTGTTCGGTCCGGTGGCGGATCTACCTAGCGTCGTCGGGCGACTGAACAACCTTGGAGCAGGACTGCTTTCGCTAGCGAGCCGGAATAAGTTCGTGAAGGATTGCGAGACCGTCGCCAAAGTGGAGCCCACCATTCGCATTCTCTCGCGACCTGGCTTCAGCCCCGACTTCCGGCATTTCGTTCGAAATGGGGACGATGTGGTGGCGACCAAGGCATCCGACGCTCAGGTCTGGATTGATGCGCGGCTGCCCGAAGATCTGCTGCGACAATGCCGGCGCTCCGGTAGCCTCCAAGGTTGGCAGCAATTGGAGGCTTTCGCTGAAGGCAATCGGCTGTTCATCTTTCTGCTGGCGTTGGCGTTCGTCGGGCCAATTAACGCGATCTGTGGGCAGGCGAACTCCAGTTTCCTGCTCTCGGGAAAAGCCGGATCGGGCAAGACCGCGATATGCAGAATTATCGGCGCGGTCTGGGGATGGGACGCAGAAGACGACGCTTCATCGCGCTTGGGATACGGCATGTCTCTCAACGCCACGGATAACAGCCAGGAGCCGATGGTGGCGACGCGGCGACACATGTTGGCCTTCCTCGACGAGGCCAGTCATCACGCGGGAGGCGACCTGCGCAAACTCAGCGAGCTCATCGCCAACATCGCCTTCAGATTCGAGGGGGGTAGTTCGAAGCGCCGCATGACGGAATCGGAGGCCCCCCTTGATCTCTCCACGGTCGTGTTGATCACAGCCAACCATGCGATGCCTGAGCTGTCAGCCCATGCGCGTCAGCCCTTTGGTCGCCAACATTACGATCGGATGATCGATCTTGAGGTCCCGGATCGTGACAGCGGCGTATTCGATGACCTGCATGGGCGAGGGCTGGGCGAGACTTTCCAATTGATGGACAAAATCACGTCTAAGAATCACGGGGTGGCAGGGGCGGAATTTGTACGGAAGCTGATTACAGCCCACCGAACGGATCCGCGTGCGGTCAAAAAAGACGTCGAAGCTCGGGAAAAACTGTTTCGTGATAAGCTGCTCAGTGCGATGAAGAGGCCGGTAAGTGCAGAGTTCGAGCGCCCCTTGAGATCCTTCGGCCGTGCCTTTGCCGCCATCGACCTAGCCCGTAGGTTTGGGATCATCACCCTGAGCCGCGCAACCCTTGGCCAGGCGGTTTTGACCCAATGCTTAGCCTACCTCCGCCGACAGCAATCGACCGCCACTCCGGTTGGCCCGCCGCTTTCCCCTGAGGAGCGGCTCAAGCAATTCATCAGGGAGAGAGCGGGAAAATTTCCCGCATTCGATCAGGCTTTGACCGCCGAGCGCATTCAACACGAAGGCGCCTTCCTTGATGCGCGAGGTAACCTGCTGCTGACAGTGAAAATGATGGTGTCGATCGTCGGAAGTTCTGCCGATGCCAAGCGCCTGAAGCGACAGCTGGTGGCCGAGGGCATGCTGGGGATCACTAGCCAAGGCGAGGGCAAGAGTCGTAACTCGGTCAAGTTCATCGTCGGGCCAAAGAGGCAGAAGGTGGACCTCATACAGCTGCTCGCCAGGTTCGTGAACAACGCAGGGACGGCGTGA
- a CDS encoding amino acid ABC transporter permease produces MEARLEATAPRTSRLRVTRSNGDLVGTLVQIALICGLAFGSWSIVSTTMGNLSARGITTGFAFLSRPAGFDVAFSLLPFSSASPLWMALLVGITNTLFLAVTGMVLGTLLALVVVSFRLSKSPLAAHLAAGYIGLFRNTPILLHLLFWYFAVFSAMPNARNGFVVDNAVFLNNRGLFTPWPELAWWGWLVACAVGTLPIIASRRVRRQRPTSAFARTDLALAAGLILFMAFVVSAAPRWEVPVRAGLGMRGGGLVIPELMAVIVAMCTYSSAFIAELLRGAIEGIDRGQTEAGQALGLNERAISRLVILPQAIKVVIPPLTNQYVNMVKQTAIVAAIAFPDLMLIMGKTVLTQTGQAIESLIIVTSVYLVISLAAAGLMHLYAGRLKAAGQGR; encoded by the coding sequence ATGGAGGCGCGCCTCGAAGCCACGGCGCCGAGGACCAGCCGGCTGCGCGTTACGCGCTCGAACGGCGACCTGGTCGGCACGCTCGTCCAGATCGCGCTCATCTGCGGCCTGGCGTTCGGAAGTTGGTCCATCGTGTCGACGACGATGGGCAATCTCAGCGCCCGAGGGATCACGACGGGCTTCGCCTTCTTGTCGCGCCCGGCCGGTTTCGACGTCGCCTTCTCGCTCCTGCCCTTTAGTTCCGCCAGCCCGTTATGGATGGCATTGCTGGTTGGGATCACCAACACCCTCTTCCTCGCCGTCACCGGAATGGTACTCGGGACGCTTCTTGCGCTAGTGGTCGTCTCGTTTCGCCTTTCGAAGAGCCCCTTGGCCGCCCATCTGGCTGCCGGCTATATCGGCCTGTTCCGCAACACGCCGATCCTTTTGCACCTGCTGTTCTGGTACTTCGCCGTTTTCTCGGCGATGCCTAACGCCCGCAACGGCTTCGTAGTCGACAATGCGGTGTTCTTGAACAATCGCGGTCTCTTCACGCCCTGGCCCGAACTCGCCTGGTGGGGATGGCTGGTCGCGTGCGCAGTCGGAACACTCCCAATCATCGCATCGCGTAGGGTTCGCAGGCAGCGTCCGACTTCGGCTTTCGCACGCACGGATCTGGCTCTCGCCGCGGGCCTGATCCTCTTCATGGCCTTCGTTGTGAGCGCTGCTCCGCGGTGGGAGGTTCCGGTGCGCGCCGGGCTCGGCATGAGGGGGGGCGGCCTGGTCATCCCCGAGCTCATGGCCGTGATCGTCGCGATGTGCACCTATTCCTCCGCCTTCATCGCCGAGCTTCTGCGCGGCGCTATCGAGGGCATCGACCGTGGCCAAACCGAAGCAGGTCAGGCACTTGGTTTGAATGAGCGAGCGATCTCCAGGCTGGTGATACTGCCCCAGGCGATCAAGGTGGTGATCCCGCCGCTCACCAATCAATACGTCAACATGGTCAAGCAGACTGCCATCGTCGCCGCGATCGCCTTTCCCGACCTAATGCTGATCATGGGCAAGACGGTTCTCACCCAGACCGGACAGGCGATCGAGTCGCTTATCATCGTGACGTCGGTCTATCTCGTCATCAGCCTGGCGGCGGCGGGACTGATGCATCTCTATGCCGGCAGGCTGAAAGCGGCGGGGCAAGGCAGATGA
- a CDS encoding amino acid ABC transporter substrate-binding protein produces MRHGLFAAVIGTLVSWNCSAQAQTTLAAVKARGELLCGVGENFAGFFSPDAAGKYTGFDVDFCHAVAAAALGDAQKVKFLPATPSARFPQLQSGQVDILSRAVTDTFSRDASLGLDFPIFTFYDGHALMVAKSLGAKSAKDLDGANVCTQTGLSTEVIVADYFKSNKMTYKPVVFDARDQALAAFEKGRCDVFSSDRSTLFAYRAALSNPDGFVVLEESISKSLNGPTVRHGDNNWADIVRWTGYVLIAAEEFGVTSKNVDAMKADPNAPAEVRRMLGAEGGFGQMLGLSDDWGYRIIKTLGNYGEIYDRHIGSGGKFSIPREKTLNALWKNGGALIAPSFQ; encoded by the coding sequence ATGCGTCATGGTCTTTTCGCAGCCGTCATCGGAACGCTGGTTTCATGGAATTGTAGCGCCCAGGCGCAGACGACACTTGCGGCCGTCAAGGCTCGGGGCGAACTTTTGTGCGGCGTCGGCGAGAATTTCGCCGGCTTCTTTTCACCGGACGCCGCGGGCAAATACACTGGGTTCGATGTCGATTTTTGCCATGCCGTTGCCGCCGCCGCCCTGGGCGATGCTCAGAAGGTCAAGTTCCTCCCTGCAACGCCCTCCGCGCGCTTCCCGCAATTGCAATCGGGTCAGGTCGATATTCTCTCTCGCGCCGTCACCGACACCTTCTCGCGCGACGCCAGCCTCGGGCTCGATTTTCCGATCTTCACCTTTTATGACGGCCACGCGCTGATGGTGGCGAAATCGCTTGGCGCTAAATCCGCGAAGGATCTCGACGGTGCGAACGTCTGCACGCAGACTGGCCTGTCGACCGAAGTAATCGTTGCCGACTATTTCAAGTCAAACAAGATGACCTACAAGCCCGTGGTCTTCGATGCGCGAGACCAGGCCCTCGCCGCCTTTGAGAAGGGGCGTTGTGACGTGTTCTCTTCCGATCGTTCGACCCTGTTCGCTTACCGGGCGGCGCTTTCGAATCCCGATGGTTTCGTCGTCCTCGAAGAGTCGATCTCCAAGTCCCTGAACGGCCCGACCGTGCGTCACGGCGATAACAACTGGGCCGATATTGTGCGCTGGACGGGTTATGTCCTGATCGCCGCCGAGGAATTCGGCGTCACCTCGAAGAACGTCGATGCGATGAAGGCCGATCCCAATGCGCCGGCCGAAGTCCGCCGCATGCTGGGTGCCGAGGGAGGCTTCGGCCAGATGCTCGGCTTGTCCGACGACTGGGGCTATCGGATCATTAAGACCCTCGGGAACTACGGAGAAATCTACGACCGCCATATCGGCTCCGGCGGCAAGTTCAGCATTCCTCGCGAGAAGACCTTGAATGCTCTCTGGAAAAACGGTGGCGCTCTAATCGCGCCTTCCTTCCAGTAA
- a CDS encoding anthranilate synthase, giving the protein MDHEVIEGEALRYRSAGGVNVDRSRREIGYATAISDYVDALDTRRGAIFSSNYEFPGRYRRWDTAIVDPPLVITVRQRDMCFEALNQRGEILLRPIVEALRKLSEVRVLRCDGQRLELTVAVPDQEFSEEDRSRIPSVFTVLRAVVALFSSKEDSNLGLYGAFGYDLAFQFDPIELTLARPAEQRDLVLFIPDEICVVDHYTARAWVDRYEFSYGESTVGLSRGTPPRAFAPSTKKLPRGDHEPGEYARLVERAKGSFKRGDLFEVVPGQIFYERCDTPPSAIFRHLAATNPSPYSFFINLGEAEYLVGASPEMFVRVTGRRIETCPIAGTIKRSQDAISDSEQVIKLLNSKKDEAELTMCSDVDRNDKSRICEPGSVRVIGRRQIEMYSRLIHTVDHIEGRLRDGMDAFDGFLSHAWAVTVTGAPKLWAMRFIEENEKSARAWYGGAVGMMFFNGDMNTGLTLRTVRIKDGVAEVRAGATLLFDSDPADEEAETELKASAMIAAIREAKTARDAPSGARTSLPGAGLSVLLVDHEDSFVHTLGNYFRQTGATVFTVRTPVADAQLDRIAPDLLVLSPGPGRPSDFDCAATIDKARSRGIPIFGVCLGLQALAEAYGGKLEELPVPVHGKPSRMAILKQGRLFQGLPDHATVGRYHSLHVERDALPRELIVTAMSEDGVVMAIEHESEPVAAVQFHPESIMTLGQGAGQLIVDNVVGKLARQTSSGS; this is encoded by the coding sequence ATGGACCATGAAGTTATCGAAGGCGAAGCTCTGCGATATCGCTCGGCCGGCGGGGTAAACGTCGATCGGTCGCGGCGTGAAATCGGCTATGCCACGGCGATCAGTGATTATGTTGACGCTCTGGACACACGTCGCGGCGCGATCTTTTCGTCGAACTACGAGTTTCCGGGCCGCTATCGTCGGTGGGACACGGCGATCGTCGATCCTCCCCTCGTGATTACGGTGCGTCAGCGCGACATGTGCTTTGAAGCGCTGAACCAACGGGGCGAGATCCTGCTGCGCCCGATCGTTGAGGCGCTGCGCAAACTTTCCGAGGTGCGTGTTTTGCGCTGCGACGGGCAGCGGCTGGAGCTGACGGTTGCCGTTCCCGATCAGGAGTTCTCGGAAGAGGACCGTTCCCGCATCCCTTCCGTGTTTACCGTTCTGAGGGCGGTGGTCGCCCTCTTTTCTTCCAAGGAGGATTCCAATCTCGGCCTCTACGGGGCGTTCGGCTACGATCTCGCCTTCCAGTTCGATCCGATTGAGCTGACGCTCGCTCGCCCTGCTGAGCAGCGTGATCTGGTGCTGTTCATTCCCGATGAGATCTGCGTGGTCGATCACTACACGGCGAGGGCCTGGGTCGATCGCTACGAGTTCAGTTATGGCGAGAGCACTGTCGGGCTGTCCCGCGGCACGCCGCCCCGCGCCTTCGCGCCATCCACGAAGAAGCTGCCCCGGGGCGATCACGAGCCGGGGGAATATGCGCGCCTGGTCGAACGGGCCAAGGGCAGCTTCAAGCGTGGAGACCTTTTTGAAGTCGTTCCGGGGCAGATCTTCTACGAGCGATGCGACACCCCGCCCTCAGCCATCTTTCGCCACCTGGCTGCTACGAACCCATCGCCCTATTCGTTCTTTATCAATCTCGGGGAGGCCGAGTACCTGGTGGGTGCCTCGCCGGAGATGTTCGTGCGCGTGACCGGCCGGCGCATTGAGACCTGCCCCATCGCAGGGACGATCAAGCGCAGCCAGGATGCGATTTCGGACTCCGAGCAGGTCATCAAGCTGTTGAACTCGAAGAAGGACGAAGCCGAGCTGACGATGTGCTCGGATGTCGACCGAAACGACAAGAGTCGCATCTGCGAGCCCGGCTCGGTCCGCGTGATCGGGAGGCGCCAGATTGAGATGTATTCCCGCCTGATCCACACCGTTGACCATATCGAGGGCAGGCTGCGGGACGGCATGGATGCCTTCGACGGCTTCCTAAGCCATGCGTGGGCAGTCACGGTAACGGGAGCGCCCAAGCTCTGGGCCATGCGGTTTATCGAGGAGAACGAGAAGAGCGCGCGGGCCTGGTATGGCGGCGCAGTCGGCATGATGTTCTTTAACGGCGACATGAATACCGGGCTAACTTTGCGCACGGTTCGCATCAAGGACGGTGTCGCGGAGGTCCGCGCGGGCGCGACGCTCCTCTTCGACTCCGACCCCGCCGATGAGGAGGCCGAAACCGAGCTGAAGGCGTCCGCGATGATCGCGGCGATCAGGGAAGCGAAGACCGCCAGAGACGCGCCCTCTGGGGCGAGAACGTCGCTGCCGGGCGCGGGATTGTCGGTCCTTCTGGTGGACCACGAGGATTCGTTCGTCCATACGCTCGGCAACTATTTTCGACAGACGGGAGCGACCGTGTTTACGGTCCGCACCCCGGTCGCGGATGCGCAGCTCGATCGGATCGCCCCGGATCTGCTCGTCCTTTCGCCCGGTCCGGGACGGCCGAGCGACTTCGATTGCGCAGCCACGATCGACAAAGCACGCAGCCGTGGCATTCCGATCTTCGGCGTCTGCCTAGGTCTTCAGGCGCTGGCGGAGGCCTACGGCGGTAAACTGGAAGAACTGCCCGTTCCCGTGCACGGAAAGCCGTCGCGAATGGCTATCCTGAAACAGGGACGGCTCTTCCAGGGTCTGCCCGATCACGCGACGGTCGGCCGCTATCACTCGCTCCATGTCGAAAGGGACGCGCTGCCGCGCGAACTGATCGTGACCGCCATGTCCGAGGATGGCGTAGTCATGGCGATCGAACACGAGAGCGAGCCAGTGGCCGCAGTCCAGTTTCACCCGGAGTCGATCATGACGCTTGGGCAGGGCGCCGGACAGTTGATCGTCGACAACGTCGTTGGAAAGTTGGCGAGGCAAACGTCTTCGGGCAGCTGA
- a CDS encoding chorismate-binding protein: MAYSQITAIQQNIALDTTALAALDRGALVRSHFCMQRSAGSGSEPAFSYYGLEVEAIKYETAARYVGDSHDLPGLPRDLPFGGGVFAYFPYEFDGKQPDSSGAIFWFVRTLLVIDHGGGKAVLVRLMSGEFDDAAERRKLVELFSTISSSVVASRARPANQAPLDWQIDIAAADYFIAVGKVQDAIKRNEISQAILSIGLSKSTTSSVEEVFDALRKRRPSPHVFMVKSEYLSLVGASPAMHLLKQGDTLTIETDAGTRQIGQSAEETEAIKNELFASTKDREEQKMLVDETLMDLRAIAIGGKVSMPVELEVRQLGNVMHLFTVLEAQCSPRLGALEAITACLPAAAVTGAPRKGAMATVRAVESKDRGPYGGVVGLIGFNGSVDSAIILRSAWLRNGTISMRCGGGITHASIAIDEYNECHNKARAMMDAVAEAERG, encoded by the coding sequence TTGGCTTACTCGCAGATCACTGCCATCCAGCAGAACATTGCTCTCGATACGACAGCATTGGCCGCTTTGGACAGGGGCGCCCTGGTCCGATCGCATTTCTGCATGCAGCGCTCGGCCGGTAGCGGTTCCGAACCCGCATTCAGCTATTACGGGCTCGAGGTCGAAGCCATCAAATACGAAACGGCTGCGCGTTATGTCGGCGACAGCCATGATTTGCCGGGCTTGCCGCGTGACCTACCCTTTGGCGGGGGCGTATTCGCCTACTTCCCCTATGAATTCGACGGCAAGCAGCCGGATAGTTCCGGAGCAATTTTCTGGTTCGTACGCACGCTTCTGGTGATCGACCACGGGGGTGGCAAGGCAGTTCTGGTTCGCCTGATGTCCGGTGAATTCGACGATGCGGCGGAGCGACGCAAGCTCGTCGAGCTGTTTTCGACAATATCGTCTTCGGTGGTCGCCTCGCGTGCTCGCCCGGCGAATCAAGCTCCTCTTGACTGGCAAATCGACATCGCTGCCGCCGACTACTTCATTGCGGTGGGCAAGGTACAGGACGCAATCAAGCGAAACGAGATCTCGCAAGCTATCCTCTCCATCGGTTTGTCGAAATCGACGACAAGCTCGGTCGAGGAGGTTTTTGACGCTCTGCGCAAGCGACGCCCATCCCCGCATGTGTTCATGGTCAAATCGGAGTATCTCTCCCTCGTGGGCGCCTCTCCGGCGATGCATCTGCTGAAGCAGGGCGACACGCTGACCATCGAAACCGATGCGGGCACGCGCCAGATCGGGCAGAGCGCCGAAGAGACGGAAGCGATCAAGAACGAGTTGTTCGCATCGACCAAGGATCGCGAAGAGCAGAAGATGCTCGTGGACGAAACCTTGATGGACCTACGGGCGATCGCGATCGGCGGCAAGGTGTCGATGCCCGTTGAACTGGAAGTCCGGCAACTGGGCAACGTGATGCATCTTTTCACGGTTCTCGAGGCGCAATGTTCGCCGCGCCTGGGCGCTCTCGAAGCCATCACCGCATGCCTGCCGGCGGCGGCTGTCACCGGCGCGCCCAGGAAGGGAGCGATGGCCACCGTCCGGGCGGTCGAATCCAAGGACCGGGGTCCCTATGGCGGTGTTGTCGGCTTGATCGGCTTTAACGGCTCCGTCGATTCCGCCATCATCCTGCGCTCGGCCTGGCTCCGGAACGGCACGATATCGATGCGCTGCGGCGGCGGCATCACGCACGCATCCATCGCGATCGACGAATATAACGAGTGCCACAACAAGGCGCGCGCGATGATGGATGCCGTCGCAGAGGCTGAGCGCGGCTAA
- a CDS encoding FAD-dependent oxidoreductase, translated as MAIVGAGSAGIAAAIGASNVGARTILIERYGFAGGAATTSSVLAYCGLFANTQEATPVVGGAALDVLNALERLGVDVSPRRIKSTGNWIIPLNPEALKIAIDRAAARHGIQILYRASLCDVAVAGGRIESIAVGGDFGVARIEAKAFIDASGEGNLWHLAGPSRRGAILRMQPASLPVRVGGVDRDWQTSRDAFRTACGFYNAQDPLIRARDNGGVVLDIPGSTEVWWMALDFETDPTDAVGIGQSEIAAREASWHLVSALRHVGGPFRNAYVASTGPQIGIRESRRPTTVGRVAAEEIVAGSVPDDTVALGGWPMEIHHSPGVQEYIHVGGKGFFGIALDALRVAGIANLLVAGRLIGADSKAFGSIRVMGTAFATGQAAGVSAAQMASSSEVFCLQDVRSALTAQGAILLG; from the coding sequence GTGGCCATCGTCGGCGCCGGCTCGGCGGGCATTGCTGCCGCCATCGGAGCATCGAATGTCGGCGCGCGGACGATCCTGATCGAGCGCTATGGCTTCGCCGGCGGGGCCGCTACGACATCGTCCGTGCTCGCCTATTGCGGCTTGTTCGCAAACACTCAGGAGGCCACGCCGGTGGTGGGGGGCGCCGCCCTCGACGTTCTGAATGCGCTCGAGAGACTTGGCGTGGACGTAAGTCCTCGCCGCATCAAGTCGACAGGCAACTGGATCATTCCGCTGAATCCGGAAGCCCTCAAGATTGCCATCGACCGCGCGGCAGCCCGGCATGGCATCCAGATCCTCTATCGCGCCTCGCTTTGCGATGTCGCCGTCGCCGGCGGCAGGATCGAATCGATCGCGGTCGGAGGCGACTTTGGAGTGGCGCGCATCGAGGCCAAGGCTTTCATCGACGCATCCGGAGAAGGCAATCTCTGGCATCTTGCCGGACCTTCGCGACGCGGCGCTATTCTGAGAATGCAGCCGGCTTCCCTGCCCGTCAGGGTCGGCGGGGTCGATCGAGACTGGCAGACGTCCCGCGATGCGTTTCGGACGGCGTGCGGCTTCTACAACGCACAGGATCCGCTGATCCGGGCCCGCGACAATGGCGGTGTCGTGCTGGACATTCCCGGAAGTACGGAGGTCTGGTGGATGGCGCTGGATTTCGAGACCGACCCCACGGATGCGGTCGGGATCGGACAGAGCGAGATCGCGGCGCGCGAAGCGTCTTGGCATCTGGTGTCGGCGCTTCGGCACGTAGGCGGCCCGTTCCGGAACGCCTATGTCGCCTCGACCGGCCCGCAGATCGGGATCAGGGAATCCCGCAGGCCGACAACCGTAGGCCGCGTCGCTGCCGAAGAGATCGTGGCGGGCAGCGTTCCCGACGACACGGTCGCGCTCGGTGGCTGGCCGATGGAAATCCACCATTCTCCGGGCGTGCAGGAATATATCCATGTCGGCGGCAAGGGCTTCTTCGGGATAGCTCTGGACGCGCTGCGCGTGGCCGGCATCGCCAACCTACTGGTAGCCGGTCGCCTGATCGGGGCTGACAGCAAAGCCTTCGGCTCGATCCGAGTCATGGGCACGGCATTCGCGACCGGGCAGGCGGCCGGAGTGTCCGCAGCACAGATGGCGTCATCTTCCGAAGTGTTTTGTCTTCAGGACGTCAGAAGCGCACTGACCGCTCAGGGCGCCATACTGCTCGGCTGA